In Archangium violaceum, the following are encoded in one genomic region:
- a CDS encoding YihY/virulence factor BrkB family protein, giving the protein MVLPGKGIRWKEFFTDLKNEYQNDKVSNVAGAVTFFGVLALFPFILFLVALASVIIDPAQAEVLIKELGRVAPEAVTQILGQRLHDLAASNSVGLLSVGALGAVWAASGGVVALMDALNTVYDVKESRPFWKVRGIAILVALGGAALSILASLAMVGTPAVAKWLGEPLGTVVTWLRLPVAGLLMMLVWALIYYVLPDVKQTFKFISPGSVVGVIIWLLASWGFSVYVRNFGSYDANYGALGGVIVMLLWMWISSQVILLGAEINSVLEHRSPEGKAPGEKRPGEHGGPRSMTKSEKKDRERKEIEERLRPPPPRRPEPARMSPLGAATTWATGFGLGLFLLRRNR; this is encoded by the coding sequence ATGGTGCTCCCGGGCAAGGGAATCCGTTGGAAGGAGTTCTTCACCGACCTGAAGAACGAATACCAGAACGACAAGGTGAGCAACGTGGCCGGCGCCGTGACGTTCTTCGGCGTGTTGGCGCTGTTTCCCTTCATCCTGTTCCTCGTGGCGCTCGCGAGCGTCATCATCGATCCCGCCCAGGCCGAGGTGCTCATCAAGGAGCTGGGCCGGGTGGCTCCGGAGGCGGTGACCCAGATATTGGGCCAGCGGCTGCACGACCTGGCGGCGAGCAACAGCGTGGGGCTGCTGTCGGTGGGTGCGTTGGGCGCGGTGTGGGCCGCGTCGGGCGGGGTGGTGGCGCTGATGGACGCGCTCAACACCGTCTATGACGTGAAGGAGTCCCGGCCCTTCTGGAAGGTGCGCGGCATCGCCATCCTGGTGGCGCTGGGGGGAGCGGCGCTCTCCATCCTCGCCTCGCTGGCCATGGTGGGCACGCCAGCCGTCGCGAAGTGGTTGGGGGAGCCGCTCGGCACCGTGGTGACGTGGCTGCGGCTGCCCGTGGCGGGCCTGCTCATGATGCTGGTCTGGGCGCTCATCTACTACGTGCTCCCGGACGTGAAGCAGACGTTCAAGTTCATCTCGCCCGGCTCGGTGGTGGGCGTCATCATCTGGCTGCTCGCGTCCTGGGGCTTCTCGGTCTACGTGCGCAACTTCGGCAGCTACGACGCGAACTACGGCGCGCTCGGCGGTGTCATCGTCATGCTGCTGTGGATGTGGATCTCCTCGCAGGTCATCCTGCTGGGCGCGGAGATCAACTCCGTGCTCGAGCACAGGTCGCCAGAGGGCAAGGCCCCGGGGGAGAAGCGCCCGGGCGAGCACGGTGGCCCTCGCAGCATGACCAAGAGCGAGAAGAAGGATCGGGAGCGCAAGGAGATCGAGGAGCGCTTGCGCCCCCCGCCGCCGCGGCGGCCCGAGCCGGCCCGGATGTCGCCACTGGGAGCGGCGACCACCTGGGCCACGGGCTTCGGGCTGGGGCTGTTCCTGCTGCGCCGCAACCGCTAG
- a CDS encoding ABC-F family ATP-binding cassette domain-containing protein codes for MFTIVNVSKAYGPKKLFEEVNVAFSPGRRYGLTGPNGAGKSTFMKILAGDEEADMGTISRPKKLGILRQDHFRYEDNRVLDVVVMGNKALWDVMKEKDVILAKSDITEEDGNRLGELEMVIAEEDGYSAESEAASLLEGLGIPAAFHEGPMKQLTGGLKLRVLLAQALFGKPQGLLLDEPTNNLDIASIRWLETFLMAFEGVLITISHDRHFLNTICTHIADIDYETIIQYTGGYDDMVRQKAQVRSRIESEVSEKKKKIAQLQDFVARFHAGTRASQVQSRIKQIDKLKTDDLKRSNIARPFIRFDVKQTSGKQTLMVEGIAKSFDGQQVIRPFSPLVLKGEKICVIGRNGVGKSTLVKMIAGQLEPDAGKITWGHQASMAYLPQDHHGTIRKGTTAFEWLRDINTKLTNEEISGVMGRMLFSGEERMKPTDTLSGGETVRLLLCKLMLNQDNVLVFDEPTNHLDLESISALAEGLQKYEGTAIIVTHDQELISEVATRIWSLEEGKPVNDFTGTFAEFLEKNPYHAAQRR; via the coding sequence ATGTTCACGATCGTCAACGTCTCCAAGGCCTACGGGCCCAAGAAGCTCTTCGAGGAGGTCAACGTCGCCTTCTCGCCCGGCCGCCGCTACGGCCTCACCGGCCCCAACGGGGCGGGCAAGTCCACCTTCATGAAGATCCTCGCCGGAGACGAGGAAGCGGACATGGGCACCATCTCCCGGCCCAAGAAGCTGGGCATCCTCCGCCAGGACCACTTCCGCTACGAGGACAACCGCGTCCTCGATGTCGTCGTCATGGGCAACAAGGCCCTCTGGGACGTCATGAAGGAGAAGGACGTCATCCTCGCCAAGTCCGACATCACCGAGGAGGACGGCAACCGGCTGGGTGAGCTGGAGATGGTCATCGCCGAGGAGGACGGCTACAGCGCCGAGTCCGAGGCGGCCTCGCTGCTCGAGGGTCTCGGCATCCCCGCGGCCTTCCACGAGGGCCCCATGAAGCAGCTCACCGGCGGCCTCAAGCTGCGCGTGCTGCTCGCCCAGGCCCTCTTCGGCAAGCCCCAGGGCCTGCTGCTCGACGAGCCCACCAACAACCTCGACATCGCCTCCATCCGCTGGCTGGAGACGTTCCTCATGGCCTTCGAGGGCGTGCTCATCACCATCAGCCACGACCGGCACTTCCTCAACACCATCTGCACGCACATCGCGGACATCGATTACGAGACCATCATCCAGTACACCGGTGGCTACGATGACATGGTGCGCCAGAAGGCCCAGGTGCGCAGCCGCATCGAGTCCGAGGTCTCCGAGAAGAAGAAGAAGATCGCCCAGCTGCAGGACTTCGTCGCCCGCTTCCACGCCGGCACGCGCGCCTCGCAGGTGCAGAGCCGCATCAAGCAGATCGACAAGCTCAAGACGGACGATCTCAAGCGCTCGAACATCGCGCGGCCCTTCATCCGCTTCGACGTGAAGCAGACCAGCGGCAAGCAGACGCTCATGGTGGAGGGCATCGCCAAGAGCTTCGATGGACAGCAGGTCATCCGGCCCTTCAGCCCGCTGGTGCTCAAGGGCGAGAAGATCTGCGTCATCGGCCGCAACGGCGTGGGCAAGTCCACGCTGGTGAAGATGATCGCCGGGCAGCTCGAGCCGGACGCGGGGAAGATCACCTGGGGCCACCAGGCCTCCATGGCCTACCTGCCGCAGGACCACCACGGCACCATCCGCAAGGGCACCACCGCCTTCGAGTGGCTGCGCGACATCAACACCAAGCTCACCAACGAGGAGATCTCCGGGGTGATGGGCCGCATGCTCTTCTCCGGCGAGGAGCGCATGAAGCCCACGGACACGCTCTCCGGTGGTGAGACGGTGCGCCTGCTGCTGTGCAAGCTGATGCTCAACCAGGACAACGTGCTCGTCTTCGACGAGCCCACCAACCACCTGGACCTGGAGTCCATCAGCGCGCTGGCCGAGGGCCTCCAGAAGTACGAGGGCACCGCCATCATCGTGACGCACGACCAGGAGCTCATCTCCGAGGTGGCCACCCGCATCTGGAGCCTCGAGGAGGGCAAGCCGGTCAACGACTTCACCGGCACCTTCGCCGAGTTCCTCGAGAAGAACCCCTACCACGCCGCCCAGCGCCGCTAG